In the genome of Acaryochloris sp. CCMEE 5410, the window GATCATCTTTTTGGGATTTCGAGTTTTCAATCCTAAGACCAACAAATCAACTTCAACATTGGCATCGGAATTGGCCAAGGTGCCAGACGGCCCTGGGAATAAGAATATCCCCCCCAAAACAGACAAAATGATTAGGACAGCCCCAGCATCTAAGAGGTTGACCTTACCGAATAAGCGTCCCTTGGAATCCAATACAGCCATTTGAAAATAAGTCCTAAACGTCTGAAAGTGAAACTAAAGAGCAGTATATAAGCCCACTTAATTTTTAATGCTGACAGACTATCACGTCTTTTAGACTTGTAAGCTAAGAAGTTGATCCAAGAGAGAGCTTCGGTCAACCAAAATACCCAATGGAACCCAGTCTTTACATATCTTGATTGAGAATTTTATAGATAAATCGCTACTAAAGAAAAAGCAGACAGTCTTTTATGGAGAAAGGGTATGATCGGCGTAGGAAATATGAAAGTTTGTTCTTTACACTTTCCATTCTTGGAGAGAATTAGCCAAACAAGTCATTTAAGTCCAAAATGTGACTAGAACAGTTTGTTTGAACGGCATTATCAAAAATGTCTATACCAGAGGTGGGGGTTAGTCGATGAGTGTCACACACAGCGAAAACAAAAGCGTTTCAGGGTTCACCGAAGAGGATGTAGCGCTACTCGCCAAGCGGTTAGAAGAAGATGACTACGAAACCCCCTTTGCTGCTTTAGAAGATTGGCATTTACTCCGATCCATTGCATTCCAACGTCCAGAGCTAACTGAATCTTATCTTTACCTATTAGATCTAGAAGCATTCGACGAATCCTAATCCCATCCTACGCGTGAGTTTATAGCGACCTAGTGTCTTCCCGCATCGTTATTGGTATCGGTGGCGGCATTGCTGCCTACAAAGTCTGTGAAGTCATCTCAGCATTAGTTAAATCGGGTGCTGAAGTTAAGGCAATCCTCACTTCTGCCGCCCAAGAGTTTATTACGCCCTTAACCATCACCACCCTCTGCCGACAGCCAGCCTATGAGGACACCAGTCTTTGGCAGCCCCACCATACTCGCCCATTACATATTGAGTTGGGAGAATGGGCTGATTTGTTGGTCCTAGCCCCTTTAACCGCAAATACCTTAGCCAAACTAAACGCGGGATTGGCGGACAATCTATTGACCAATACTGTTTTAGCTTCAACTGCTCCTATCCTGGTAGCCCCTGCGATGAATACCACCATGTGGCAACAGGCAGTCGTTCAACGCAATTGGCATCAACTACTTGAGAATCAGCGGTATCACGCATTGGGTCCAGCGGCTGGGATGTTAGCTTGTGACACCGTGGGAGAAGGGCGGATGGCAGAACCCGTCGATCTCTTGACCTACATCAATTCCCTGTTAATGACCACAGGCGAGCGAGATCTGTTGGGCAAACGGCTTCTGATCAGTGCTGGCGGAACACGTGAGCACCTCGATCCAGTCCGGTTTATTGGCAATCCATCATCAGGAAAAATGGGACTGGCTTTAGCTTTGGCAGCTTGGTACAGAGGGGCAAGCGTTCAGTTGGTGCATGGTCCCTTAACATCCCCATTGCCAACAACACCCCAATTAGAAACCGTTGCCGTGACCAGTTCGGCAGAAATGCGTACAGCAATGTTAGCCGCATATCCTCAAGCTGACTGGACTATCATGGCAGCGGCAGTTGGTGACGTGAAGCCAGCCCACTATTTTCCTGAGAAGCTACCGAAAAAATCCCTACCTTCGGATCTGCCCCTCAAACCTATTCCCGATATCCTGGCAGAACTTGGTCAACAAAAACAGCCACACCAAAAACTGATTGGTTTTGCCGCCCAAACGGGAGAGATTATTGCACCTGCCCAAGATAAGTTAGCGAGAAAAAACTTGGATGCGATTGTTGCTAATCCTATTGATCAACTCCAAAGTGGATTTGGTTCTGATCATAATCAAGCTATATTTCTAGATTCGGCAGGGCATCAGGTGGCTATTCCCCAATGCAGCAAATTGTTGATGGCCCATCAAGTCCTGACTCTCATTGATGGATTAGCCTGAACATAGACATATCGATTCCCTAATCCTCGCGCTAGGGTTCACAGTCTATAGGAGGAGGAGTTTTGGATGCGGATTCCGTCTCACAGATAAACGCATTGGTAATCCCATCTTTTACAGTGACTACGCCACTAAAACTTTTGGTGTCTGAGCGCTTGGATGTCGCAGTTGCATAAGCTCGGTTCTCGTCACCTGAAACAATCTGAATATCATAAGATTCGGCATTAAAACGGCTGAGTTCTAACTCTTCATAAGACGTCGCAAAAGTTGGATGCTCAAGTCGATGAGCTTGTTGGGCTCTATTTATAGATCCAAGAGCACTTTTTGCACCAGCTTCTCTCGCTCGACTTGCCTGATTATTTGCCTGACTAGTGATGGCATCAAACAAGGAAACGGGTTTGATGTTCTCAGGTAAATCAGTCTTGTCTGAAACTTTTGTGAGTGGAATTTCAAATACTTTGTCCTCTGTCGTTGTTGGGTCGGGGGCAATCAGATAGACCTTTTGATCTGGCCCTAAGACAAAGGTAACCGTTTCGCCTCTGGCTGGATCTTTCAATTCCCAAGTTCCTTGCCAAGTATTGCTTGTAGATGAATTGTCACCAGTTGGGTTCTCAGTAGAACAACTCGCCAATAATAGAAAAGCTGCAACCGTACTTAGAAGAGCAGTAGGATATCGCAATGATTTATCAGGCATAGAGTAATGGCTACCTCAAATAACAAAATGACGAACCAAAAATACTTGTCCAATAGATTAGCCTGAGTTTGACCTTTCAATAGAAATGACGGCTTTAACTCAACCTTCTTTACATGAAGTGCTTAAAGACAAAACTGGCTTTGTGTTAGGAAGCGTCGTTAGCAAAAGTAAACCCCAGAAAGGATAAAACCATCTGGGGTTACTGGTAATTTTGAAATTAAACGGGCTAGGAGGGATTCGAACCCCCGACACCGTGGTCCGTAGCCACGTGCTCTAGTCCACTGAGCTACAAGCCCCTAAGGGATTATCATCTTACCACAGCCTAACAGTATAGCAAGAACAACTTGTGAAAGCTGTCCACATTAGGAGTCCCTCATCATCATGACGAATCAAAATCCAGCCCTGACTCACCTTGATCACCAGGGGGAAGCCCAAATGGTGGATGTTTCAGAAAAGATCGCAACGGTAAGGATGGCAACTGCCACGGGCCAGGTAAAGATGACCGATGAAACCTTCGAAGCCATCCAAGCAGGGAATGCCCCTAAAGGGGATGTTCTGGGTACTGCCCGACTGGCCGGGATCATGGCAGCAAAACAAACCTCTCAACTGATTCCCCTCTGTCATCCTCTACCACTGAGTAAGGTTGAGGTTTCAATTCAGCCCCAACCCGCTTTGCCCGGATATGAAATTCAAGCCCAGGTCAAAACGAAAGCTGAAACGGGTGTGGAGATGGAGGCTCTCACAGCCGTTTCCATTGCGGCTTTAACGCTCTATGACATGGCTAAAGCTCTGGATAAATCCATGCAGATCGTCAATGTCCAATTGCTGGAAAAAATTGGGGGGAAGTCTGGACACTGGCGAGTAGGTTCTACCGATTAGGAAAGTTGGAATGCGATCGCATTCCAACTAATCGGTTAAAACCCCAATTTGTCCTCTCATACAAAGTTCATCTCCACTTCAGGAGCCTTTCTGTTAAAGCAGACATAGTACCTATAGACGAGCAGCTATTAGGAGTACACTATGTCAGCCTTTAATGTCTTAGTCACGTTGTATCGTTGGACAGAAAGATTGGATTCCGTTGAAGTCGATATTCCGAGTAGAGATCGTCCCTTCCGTGAAGATACAACTTCGGGAACTATCCTTACTGGGCTAGTGAGCGTTCCAGTGGAGTCAGAAATCCGAGAGTGGATGACGGAATGGTGGCAGCCTTAGCTCAGACTCCTGAGCCGGTCCAAATGCAAGAGCGGCCCCATCGTATATGAATTACAAAAAGGCAGGATCTCATCAAACACTAAGCCTGGTTTCAGTGCATTTTTCTTTGGAGTAGCCATAGTGGGGATGTGAAGTTAATAGCGAGCACACACTATGTCAGGCCACGAAGTTAATATCACCTTGTATCGATGGGCGGGAGCATGGGGACCTTTTAAGGTCAAAATTCCTTGTGGCGAATGTACTCTGACCAAGGATGTCATTTTAGACACTTTGGAGCATGAGTTAGCAGGCATTCCCGTCATACTCGAAATTCGCGAGTGGCTCACAGAGTGGTGGAAGCCTTTACTCAAAGGGGGATGGCATGCTCCGATTGTGATGGTCAATGGCAAAGTGATTAGCCAAGGTCATGCACTGAATCGAGGACTACTGACAGAAGCCGTTACAGCTGCCTACGCATCCAAAGCCCCTATCCAAAGAAGTCATTTATTCGGTAAAGAAAGCTGTCCCCACTGCAAACGCGCCAAAGCTTATTTAGACCAAGCGGGTATTCAGTATACCTACCACGATGTGGTTCGCAGTCCTCGCTCACTCTACGAAATGTTGGCCCGAGTAAAGCCCCTCGTTGGCCCCAAAACCCCTATAACTGTTCCCCAAATTTGGCTGGGAGGGCAGTATATTGGCGGGGCTGATCGACTAGAGCAGGTCATGCATGAGCAAGGATTATTCCGGCCTGAGTACAACACTGTGAAGACTACTCTTCAACCTAGATGAGAAAAAGGTGGGGTGTACTAACTTCCAGTTAATAACGACAGGCTAGAGTAGAGACATTGCCGTAAGCGGAAACGTTGAGTCCCGTTAAGCTAATACACGAACAACGAGAATAGGATTGATCCATTCTTGAGTAGATGAATTCTCTCGTTTCTTTATCCATGCCACCGATTAATCGAGCTTTTATTCAAGAGCTAGGAAATGGAAGACTAGAAGCAGAAGAACAACTGGTGGTTGAAGCCTTAAAACAGAAAGGAATACCGTTTTCCTTCTTCACAGCTAAGCGTATCCGTCGCCGACAGCTCCCTCTGGATGGACATTCACTGGTTATTGGCGATATCCCTTGTATTTTAGGGGCATTGAAACAACTGAATATTCCTGTGCCAGAGCTGAATGACTATCCAGTTTGCCTAAACAGCTTCTTGCATCGGCAGCTTTGGCAATCCACCTTATCTGAATTAGCCACAAGATTAGAGAAAGGGGACTATCCAGCCATTTTCGCCAAACCTTGTTCTCGTCGGAAGCAATTTACGGGGGCAATTTTCCAATCTGAGGCGGATTTAGCCCAGGCTTCGGGAATATCTAAGCATGAAAAATTGATTTGCGCCGAAGTCGTCCACTGGCGCAGTGAGTATCGCGTTTATGTTGTTCGGTCTCAGATTAGAGGGATTCACCACTATGAGGGCAATCCACTTGAACCAATAGATCGAGGCGTTGTTGAAGAGGCGATCCGTATCCTTAACGAATCGGGTGAGGCTTATGCAGGTTATGCCATTGATTTTGGTGTACTCGATTCTGGCAAAACCGCTTTGATTGAAATGAATGATGGATTTGCCGTTGGTGCCTATGGGGTAAGTGCCCAAGATTACACCGATATGGTTTGGGCGAGATGGGAAGAGCTGCTCAGCCAGATGGCAACCTAGCTGACATATAGAGAAGGCTTTACTTCAGCCTTATTCAGCATGGGTTTCTTTGGTTTGTTCTCGGATCACTTCACTCCAGTTATCGTCTTTGATCGCCGACTCCAAATTCTGACGCCGTTCTGCTTCGCTCTGGGGCTGGGTACTGCCAGCAACACCTAAAGCCATGGCCTTTTGCAACTTCACCTTTTTCTCTTCATAGGCTTGCCGCTCTTGAGCAGACATGGCTTGAATCGCTGCATCCTTGACCGTGCCAGCCCATTTACCATCTCCGGTATTTCCAGGGGGAAGACTGGGGAAAGCTGCGATCCATTCATCTCTTAACTGCTCCATTTCAGCCCGTTTGGGAAATTTAAAGGGCTGGACTTTAACTTGGGCGCAAATCTCCTCGCCATGTTGGGAAATATGGCTCTTCAAAGAGAGGGAAACATTGCGGGAATAGTTTACGTATTGAGGATTACCTGCTTGATCAAAGACCGCATAAACCCCCGCAATCTTGGCTTCTCCAGAGGCTTCACACCAAGTGGCAACAGGAATCGGAGATTCAGCAGCTTGATCTGTGGTTGGGGTCGTTGTGGTTTCAGCAGTATGTTCGTCATCGGAGCTGTAGAGAAAATCATGCAATCCTTGATGGGCTTGCGGTACATTTTGATGCTCAATTGCATTCGGATTTTCGATACCCACAGGTTTAACTCCCTTGCCGACATGCTCTCATTATCAGTCATCATGATCCCCTCGCCAGAAAATTTAGCCAAACTTGTCACAGCTGGGCCACCTCTCCCGTCTCCTATATAGACATGTAATTTTGGAGAGATTCCATGACGCAACGATTCGATATCAGTCAATCCGATCCAAACGCATATCAAGCCATGGTGGGGTTGGAAACCTATCTCCGTAAGTGCGGCCTGCAGCCACAATTACTGCATTTAATTAAAACAAGAGCTTCTCAGATCAATGGCTGTGCCTTCTGCATTGATATGCACACCAAAGAAGCCAGAGCCGATGGCGAATCGGAACAACGGCTCTATGGGCTCAGTGCCTGGGCAGAAACCCCCTTCTTCACCCCTGCGGAACGAGCTGCCCTAGCCTTAACTGAGGTGGTCACCCGGATCTCTGAGCAAGCGGTTCCTGATGCGGTCTATGCTGAAGCGTGCCAACATTTCTCTGAAACAGAAGTGACACAATTATTGATGGCCATTGTGACTATCAATAGTTGGAATCGACTTGCGATCGCATCCCAAGTCCTACCCGGCAGCTATACCGTACCTGTCGCCGCTTGAGCCACATCATGAATCATCAAACAGCCCCCATCACCCGAGTGGTGATCGCCCATACTCTGATCAGTGCTCTACATGGCCTAGCCCATCTGCTGATTCCGGTTCCGATCTCAGTCCTACAAGCCCTGTTTATTGCGGGGGTGATTTCAGCCCTGCAGATCGTTGCCGTGCTTTTGGTCTGGAGACAGCAGGTTAAATGGGCTTCAACGGTGCTGTTAGTATCAATGGCAGGGTCCTTACTCTTTGGTCTATACAACCACTTTGTTGTTATCAGTCCAGATCATTTTTTTCAGATGCCTCCCACTAGCTTGGGAGTTCTATTTCAGGTCACGGCAGTTCTACTGACCGTCTCGGAAGGCATTGGTATTGGAGTCAGTGTATGGGCACTCAACCCTCGACAGCCTCTCAGTCCCTAACAGATGATTTTTTGGAGCATTGGTCGCTTTTGTTTGCGATCGCATATCGGATGCTGGGTACCGTTATGGATGCCGAGGACATGGTGCAGGATACCTTCCTCAAATGGCAGACTGTATCTAAATCCCAGGTGCGGTCTGCTAAAAGCTATTTGACCACCATCATTACTCGGCTGTGTATTGATCGGTTACGATCCGCTCAAGTCCAGCGCGAGCAATATATTGGCCCTTGGCTACCGGAGCCGATTGTCACTGCTTTCTCAGCTGATCCCCACTATCAGGTGGAACAGGCTGACTCCCTAACCATGGCCTTTTTGGTCATGCTAGAGCGACTCTCTCCCATTGAGAGAGCCGTTTTTCTATTACGAGAGATCTTTGACTATGACTACGACGAAATTGCACCTATTGTTGAAAAGAGTACGGTGAACTGTCGCCAAATTGCTCGCCGTGCTCGTCAACAGGTAACGAAACCGCGATCACGGTTTTCAGCTTCCCCTGAACAGCATCACCAACTCACCTTGAAATTTATGCAGGCTTGCCAGCAGGGAGAGATGGAGGATTTACTCCATTGTCTGGCTGATGATATTACCCTCTGGTCTGATGGCGGGGGGCAAGTTACCGCAGCCCTTAAGCCCATCCAGGGTTCAGTAAAAGTGAGCGGTTTCCTCCGTGCTATCTATCGGTATCAGAGAAAATTGGGGTTCATTCCAGATCTTGAATTAGTACAGGTCAATGGCCAGACTGGCATTCAGTTCTCCATCGCAGGCCAAGTGGAAACAATTGCTGTTTTAGAAACGACCGACCAACAGATCATATCGATCTTTTTTATCAGAAATCCCCAGAAATTAAGGATAGAGCAAATCCATCATTCCAGCATTTTAGATTGAGAAAAATCTAAGTTCTCCTGCTCAAACTTCAATCATGATGCACTCATGATTTATGATGTCTTTTTCTACTAATGGGTAATATACTCTATAAGGGAATTACAGTAAGCTGACCATTTACTCAAACAGCTAAAAAACGAAACGTCGCTAACAGTCAGTGCAAGTTGTAAGTCAATCTATGGGGGGATTGTGACTGACCTTCATATCAAAGCCTTAGATTTAGCCCAAGAGGGGAAATGGCATGAAGCACATCAATTGGTAGAGCATCAATCGGATCAGACCTCTTGCCTGATTCATGGCTACTTACATCGGGTCGAAGGCGATTTAAGTAACGCTAAATATTGGTACCGTCGAGCTTGCGAAGAGATGCCAGATAATACTTTGGCCGAAGAGTTAAGGTGTTTGTATAAAGTTGCCAAGTCTGTAAAAAAACGCCAACAGCTATAGCAATTTTATGTCTGTCTTGTTTCAGAAAATCGTGTCCGGTGGCCAAACAGGGGCTGATCGAGCTGCCTTGGATTGGGCTATTGTTATGGAAATTGAACATGGGGGATGGTGTCCCCAAGGACGACAGGCAGAAGATGGGATTATTCCAACCTGTTACCCCTTACAAGAAACGCCCTCTTCAGACTATGCTCAACGAACAGAATGGAATATTCGCGACTCTGATGCTACAGTCATCTTTTCCCTGTCATCCTTTCTTAGTGGAGGCACCCTCTTAACCCAGCAATTGGCCAAGCAAATCCAAAAGCCTTGGATACATCTCCATGCAGGTATGGGGATAAAGAATGGCGCTGTTGTTCTCCATCAGTTTGTCAGCCAGTTCTCGATTAAAGTCCTAAATATTGCTGGCCCCCGACAGTCGGAAGAACCCACCATTGGCGAGTTCTTGACCCAAGTGATGAACACTGCCTTTACTAGAAATAATTAGCCCCTTTCCCTGGCCTGAGATGCATCATGTCCACGTCAAAATTGTGATTCGAGCTGATCAACAAACCGTTTTTCAGGCCATTTCCGACCATGAGAAGTTCTTGAATCGTCCTGAAGTTAAGTGCCAACTTATCCAAGAAGGTTTCGACTCCATCAATGGCTGCGGTGCCATCAGAGAAGTTACTCTATCCTGGGGCACTTTTCAGGAGGAAGTGACCGTTTTCCAAGCCCCTAACCATTTTGAATATAAGATTCGGTCTTTCTCCAATGCTCAGGGAGAATCAGGTCCCTTCTGGCATGATCGAGGCTGGTTGGATTTTTCATCTGAAAACGAGGGAACACAAATCGATTGGCATACTCGATTTGAAATCCCTAGTCCAATGGGTCAAAGCATCATCGAATGGTTAGCTGGGTGGCGAACCCAAAGGATGTTTATGAAACTATTGCACCAAGTCAAAACCAAACTTGAGAATTCTCTGACGGTTGATACCATAAGTTGCTAAACAGAACCATCGCCATCATGTTGTATGAGACAGTTCCATAACTTTTGCTCAAAGGCAGTCAAAGGCTAGGGAATCAGGCGATCTCTATGGATTTGATGATTCACAACGGTAGATCGAATACGCTGGGAAGCTTCCAAACTCAAAAGCCCCAACACACAATGGTGTTGGGGCTTACACAAATTCGGGATCAGCAGTTCAATCAGGTACTGTTGCTTTTGCAATATCCTTGGCTCAAGTGAGTCTAGGGGTCAACCGCCCTGTTCTAGTCCGCAATCCTGTCTAATGAGGAGCATCAAGCAGTCGAAGAAAATGTCTCAAATCGTCTAAGAAGCAGCAGCTTCAGGAGAGCCTTCCCAAGGATCTTCAACAAAAGTGACCTTAGAAGGATCTGTTTCCTGAATTAACTTCATTTCCATTAATTCTTCGATTAATTCAACCAAAGTTTCCAATGAATTATTGGCCTTAATCAAGAGTTGTTGAAAGGTGGCATTGCCCTTTTGTTGAGCAATAAATTGTAGAAGTTGTAGGGCAGGTTCACTCACATCCTGGTGAACGGTGTAGCGTATATGGGTAAGTGAGGAAAGTTTGCTCCGGGGCATGCTAGTCTCCGATAATCATCTGCTAAGGGCTCTTTCATGCCATTACTAAAAACGGCATTCTCTATACTTAGGATGCCCAAAGTTCCTAGCGATAATAAAGTCAAAAACAAGATTAATTTGAGATAGGAATCTCAGCATTTTCCAGCACTATATTGTGAATTTCTAGTCAATTTACAAAAAGGGCTATCAAAGACAAAGTTCAGTCTTGTTCACAATCCGATAATGTCACCGTTAGAAACTCAGGGGTTAGGTAATGGTCAATCAGGGAGTGTCGGGAGCATGTCACTTTTGCAAGCTAGTATTTATACTCATCTCAGAAATCTTTGCTAGCCTTGCTTTCAGACACCAAATTTTTAATTCTAAATTTTGTGCATCTGCAAAGGTGACATGCTCCCGGGAGTGTCCCCCTTGGGAGTTGAAAGATAAACCGTTCTATCCGGTTTATCAGCCCTATTTCAGAGCTATATCGTTTATGATAGTTAAGTCTTCTGTAGCTAGTGTGTTGGGTCAATCCGTCGCCACAAGCTGGCCCAGACTTCCACCCCTGCGTCCGGGGTATAGCAATATACCCATGTTGTTCCTAATGCCCGATTTGATGTGATGCTGTCAAATCCGGTTACCCATTCATTATTCCCCTATGTCACAACCTACCCTTTCTCGGTTTGCCGATCTTGCGATCGCACCTCCGTTGCTGCAAGCCGTTGAAGAAGTCGGCTACGAATCTCCTTCTCCGATCCAAGCCCAGAGTATTCCTCCGTTATTAGCAGGCCGGGATTTGCTCGGCCAAGCCCAAACGGGAACGGGTAAAACAGCCGCCTTTGCGCTCCCCCTGCTGAGCCAACTGGATCTATCCCAAGCCCATCCTCAAATTCTGGTCTTAGCGCCAACCCGAGAGTTAGCGATTCAGGTGGCCGAAGCGATGCAGACTTATGCTCGCTATCTGCCTGGCTTTCATATCGCCACCCTTTACGGTGGACAGAACATCAGCACTCAGCTCCGACAACTCCGTCGCGGCGTTCATGTGGTTGTAGGAACCCCCGGACGACTGATCGATCACCTCCTCCGAGGCACCCTCAAGCTCGACAACCTCTCGACAGTTGTTTTAGATGAAGCCGACGAAATGCTGCGTATGGGCTTTATCGAAGATGTTGAGAAAATCCTCGACGAAACCCCCAAAGGACGGCAGGTCGCTCTATTTTCCGCCACCATGCCCTCTGCGATACGGCGAGTGGCACAGCGACATCTCAACGATCCTGTTGAAATTAAAATTAAGTCGAAAACGGCAACGGTTTCGACGGTCACCCAGCGTTATTGGCAAGTTCGCGGCCTCAGCAAGCTAGATGCCCTGACCCGCATCCTAGAAGTTGAAGACTTTGAAGCCATGCTGGTCTTCGTTCGCACCAAAGTCATGGCAGCCGAACTAGCTGAGAAGTTAGAGGCGAGAGGATACTCCAGTGCAGTCCTCAGTGGCGATATTAGCCAACCTCTACGGGAAAAAACCATTGAACGAATCAAAGCGGGCCGTTTAGATATCATCGTCGCCACGGACGTGGCAGCTCGGGGACTGGATGTCGAACGAATCAGCCATGTGATTAATTACGACATTCCCTACGATACGGAAACATACGTCCATCGCATTGGGCGCACTGGGCGAGCTGGTCGACAAGGAGATGCCATCCTGTTTGTGTCTTCCCGGGAAAAGCGGATGTTGCGCTCCATTGAGCAGGCCACCCGCCAGCCCATTCAGCCCATGCCAATTCCCAGTCATGCGGATATTGCCGATCGCCGGATTGTCCAGTTCAAGCAGGTGATTACAGACACCATAGAAGATCAGGACCTTGGCTTCTTTGAAGACCTGATCTCCAACTATCAACAAGAACAGGACCTGAGCTTACGAGAAATCGCTGCGTCCCTGGCCTACTTAGTCCAAAAAGATAAGCCCTTGGTCCCCCCCAAAGAAGATTTGTCTTCAGACCCAGGCCATGCGGTTCAAACCAGTAACTGGGCCGCTGATTTGGGTAAGCCTTCCCATCAGCAAATGCAGCTCTTCCGCATTGAGGTGGGTCGCCAACATGAGGTAAAGCCGAAGAATATCGTCGGTGCGATCGCAAATGAAGTCAACCTCGCCCCCCGCTACATCGGTCAAATCAAACTGTTTGATACCTTCAGCACGGTCTATCTACCGGAGTGCATGCCGAAGCCCATTTTTCAACATCTCAAACAGGTTCGAGTCCGGGGGCAGAAGTTAAATATTAGTCTGTGCACAAAAGAGGAGCGATCTAGAAAGCGCTCCGGTAAATCCGTCCACAAAGGTCGCCATAAAAAGCATTCTCACCGCAAAGCAAAGGCTGGCAAAAGCTAAATTCGTCAATCCTTTGTCTTTCTCACTCTGAACAACCCTCAGAATGTAGGGATGAGACAACCACAGGATTGACCTTGATCAGAAAAATCTAAAGCATAGCCTCGGTTTATTTTCCTAAACCCGGGGAATAGGGAAGTCTGACCTTATAATGTTCTACAGAACTCGACGAGAACACATCCAACCTCTACTATATGTTTGCTTTAAGCGGCTACGAATATCTATTAGGCTTCTTACTCCTGTGTAGCTTGGTCCCAGCCTTAGCCCTCAGTGCATCCAAAGTCCTTCGTCCCAGTAACCAAGGGGCCGTTCGGCGGACAACCTATGAATCCGGCATGGAGCCTGTCGGTGGAGCTTGGATTCAATTCAACATTCGCTACTACATG includes:
- a CDS encoding DUF2555 domain-containing protein: MSVTHSENKSVSGFTEEDVALLAKRLEEDDYETPFAALEDWHLLRSIAFQRPELTESYLYLLDLEAFDES
- the coaBC gene encoding bifunctional phosphopantothenoylcysteine decarboxylase/phosphopantothenate--cysteine ligase CoaBC; this translates as MSSRIVIGIGGGIAAYKVCEVISALVKSGAEVKAILTSAAQEFITPLTITTLCRQPAYEDTSLWQPHHTRPLHIELGEWADLLVLAPLTANTLAKLNAGLADNLLTNTVLASTAPILVAPAMNTTMWQQAVVQRNWHQLLENQRYHALGPAAGMLACDTVGEGRMAEPVDLLTYINSLLMTTGERDLLGKRLLISAGGTREHLDPVRFIGNPSSGKMGLALALAAWYRGASVQLVHGPLTSPLPTTPQLETVAVTSSAEMRTAMLAAYPQADWTIMAAAVGDVKPAHYFPEKLPKKSLPSDLPLKPIPDILAELGQQKQPHQKLIGFAAQTGEIIAPAQDKLARKNLDAIVANPIDQLQSGFGSDHNQAIFLDSAGHQVAIPQCSKLLMAHQVLTLIDGLA
- a CDS encoding type IV pilin-like G/H family protein, which produces MPDKSLRYPTALLSTVAAFLLLASCSTENPTGDNSSTSNTWQGTWELKDPARGETVTFVLGPDQKVYLIAPDPTTTEDKVFEIPLTKVSDKTDLPENIKPVSLFDAITSQANNQASRAREAGAKSALGSINRAQQAHRLEHPTFATSYEELELSRFNAESYDIQIVSGDENRAYATATSKRSDTKSFSGVVTVKDGITNAFICETESASKTPPPIDCEP
- the moaC gene encoding cyclic pyranopterin monophosphate synthase MoaC; this translates as MTNQNPALTHLDHQGEAQMVDVSEKIATVRMATATGQVKMTDETFEAIQAGNAPKGDVLGTARLAGIMAAKQTSQLIPLCHPLPLSKVEVSIQPQPALPGYEIQAQVKTKAETGVEMEALTAVSIAALTLYDMAKALDKSMQIVNVQLLEKIGGKSGHWRVGSTD
- a CDS encoding glutaredoxin yields the protein MSGHEVNITLYRWAGAWGPFKVKIPCGECTLTKDVILDTLEHELAGIPVILEIREWLTEWWKPLLKGGWHAPIVMVNGKVISQGHALNRGLLTEAVTAAYASKAPIQRSHLFGKESCPHCKRAKAYLDQAGIQYTYHDVVRSPRSLYEMLARVKPLVGPKTPITVPQIWLGGQYIGGADRLEQVMHEQGLFRPEYNTVKTTLQPR
- a CDS encoding ATP-grasp domain-containing protein; translation: MNSLVSLSMPPINRAFIQELGNGRLEAEEQLVVEALKQKGIPFSFFTAKRIRRRQLPLDGHSLVIGDIPCILGALKQLNIPVPELNDYPVCLNSFLHRQLWQSTLSELATRLEKGDYPAIFAKPCSRRKQFTGAIFQSEADLAQASGISKHEKLICAEVVHWRSEYRVYVVRSQIRGIHHYEGNPLEPIDRGVVEEAIRILNESGEAYAGYAIDFGVLDSGKTALIEMNDGFAVGAYGVSAQDYTDMVWARWEELLSQMAT
- a CDS encoding GIY-YIG nuclease family protein, translating into MGIENPNAIEHQNVPQAHQGLHDFLYSSDDEHTAETTTTPTTDQAAESPIPVATWCEASGEAKIAGVYAVFDQAGNPQYVNYSRNVSLSLKSHISQHGEEICAQVKVQPFKFPKRAEMEQLRDEWIAAFPSLPPGNTGDGKWAGTVKDAAIQAMSAQERQAYEEKKVKLQKAMALGVAGSTQPQSEAERRQNLESAIKDDNWSEVIREQTKETHAE
- a CDS encoding carboxymuconolactone decarboxylase family protein — encoded protein: MTQRFDISQSDPNAYQAMVGLETYLRKCGLQPQLLHLIKTRASQINGCAFCIDMHTKEARADGESEQRLYGLSAWAETPFFTPAERAALALTEVVTRISEQAVPDAVYAEACQHFSETEVTQLLMAIVTINSWNRLAIASQVLPGSYTVPVAA
- a CDS encoding RNA polymerase sigma-70 factor — translated: MGTQPSTASQSLTDDFLEHWSLLFAIAYRMLGTVMDAEDMVQDTFLKWQTVSKSQVRSAKSYLTTIITRLCIDRLRSAQVQREQYIGPWLPEPIVTAFSADPHYQVEQADSLTMAFLVMLERLSPIERAVFLLREIFDYDYDEIAPIVEKSTVNCRQIARRARQQVTKPRSRFSASPEQHHQLTLKFMQACQQGEMEDLLHCLADDITLWSDGGGQVTAALKPIQGSVKVSGFLRAIYRYQRKLGFIPDLELVQVNGQTGIQFSIAGQVETIAVLETTDQQIISIFFIRNPQKLRIEQIHHSSILD
- a CDS encoding putative molybdenum carrier protein yields the protein MSVLFQKIVSGGQTGADRAALDWAIVMEIEHGGWCPQGRQAEDGIIPTCYPLQETPSSDYAQRTEWNIRDSDATVIFSLSSFLSGGTLLTQQLAKQIQKPWIHLHAGMGIKNGAVVLHQFVSQFSIKVLNIAGPRQSEEPTIGEFLTQVMNTAFTRNN
- a CDS encoding SRPBCC family protein; amino-acid sequence: MHHVHVKIVIRADQQTVFQAISDHEKFLNRPEVKCQLIQEGFDSINGCGAIREVTLSWGTFQEEVTVFQAPNHFEYKIRSFSNAQGESGPFWHDRGWLDFSSENEGTQIDWHTRFEIPSPMGQSIIEWLAGWRTQRMFMKLLHQVKTKLENSLTVDTISC